GCTCAAAGACCGATTATGTTGCTTCACACAGTTTGCAATATAAAAATAACAAATATGGAGACATCCTAAACCGGTGTCAAAAGTATCGCCCTGGCTACATCTGATTTGGAGCAGAATAGTTGCTCATCAGTCTATCGTGAGCATCTTGCCTATCCCTCCGAATCGACTCATGGACGAAAACAAACCATCATGCTTTGACCTCTTATTCTTGTGCATCATCAAGATCAAAGCAGTGTCCTCCTCTTCAGTCATGTCACATTCCTCTTCAGACGAGGAATCATCCCACAAAAGAGGATTCAAATGAACTCATCTACAATACACTAGTTTTTATTACAATCTACTCATTTGTCCAAAACAAAAAAGCGAGAAGGAAAATTTTGACCTTCTAGGCAATTCATTGAACACCTCGAGGATGAAACCATCTGGTTGCTCATCGGAGCCGAGGTGGTCACCGCATCGGGTGCAAATCGCATTGAGAGGGCCTCATAGACACCATCCGAAGCAGAAGTGGCTCGGCTCGGTTGTGGTGTTCGCGTGGTCAGCAACGACTGTCCGGCGACGGACCAAAATCGGCCCGAATCGGCGCAACGGGGGACCCTGAATAGGCGCGCCGGCGGGGCTGTCGCGGCCATCCGAAGCGGCGGGTCGGTGGACCGGCGACAGTGTCGTTGGCGGCCGAAATCGAGTCGCTGTCGGGGTGAGAGGCGGAGTGCGGAGGGAGGAAGTTTCACTTGGAGGTTTGGCACTTGCACCACACAACTTTTGGTTTTGCGGCAACTGCTTGCGTGCTATATACTTACAACACAAGGGGTTGAAGTTCAGGTCTGCCTCAAACTGAGACCACAAAAATATAGAGAGGCAACTATTGGAGTATTATTTTGGATCGAAATGTTTTAAAAACAGTTTTCTTGGCAGCTGCCCTGCTATTATATATAGGGTTGTGGCTAGATCTCGGTCGAACCAAACTTAAAATCTCAGTCAAATGACAGAACAcataaaaaagaaaaaggaaaaaattaaaagaaattTTTACATGGATTTTCGTATAATATCTAACGACGGATTCAGTAATCCCGTTATATGTATCCATAGACTACGAATTCGAACCAGCTGAGTTTGTTGTATCTGAAAAGCTCTGACTAGGCACCGAACCGATCTGAACCGTCCATCCGTGATCAGACGACGGACGGTCAACCTGCGGCGCACGCTATTTATCCTGTTCCTCGCGCGCTCGTGACTCCTGATGGCGACGGCAGCGCGGCGCCTCGTCCCCTTCCACCTCCGGCCGGCCAGCGCGCGCCCGCTCGCCGCCGTTGCGGCGGCTCCCCACAGCCGCAAGCGCGATGCCGTCTCGTGCAAATCCACCGGCAAGACCAGGGCGAAGAACAAGGCCAAGGACACCACCATGTGGCGGCCGCAGCGGCGGGAGCTGGAGGAGCACCTCAAGCGGCGCACCCGCTCCGCCGGCGCCTTCGACCCCGGCCTCTACCGCCGCCACTCCCACTCCCACCACGTCCCTGTCTTGCTCGGGGAGGTCCTCGCCGCGTTCCGCCGCccgctccctctccgctcctTCGTCGACTGCACCCTCGGTGCCGCCGGCCACTCCCTCGCCGTCCGTAATCCCTTTCCTTTTGCATCTACCTTTCCTTTGTCGTGGGAACAAGCTATTCGTGTTCAGTAGAATTGAATGCCTCTACTCGTTGCGGCTTCAGTGTTGCGTGCTCATTTGTGCCCATAAGCTGTTTGATGGAATGCGTCTTGGGGGTGACAGATGATGGAGGCGCACCCGGAGATGGAGCTGCACGTTGGCATGGACGTCGACCCCTCTGCGCTGGAGATTGGCCAGCGCCACATCGAGGCTTTCCTTGCTAGTAGGGCAACTGAGGAAGGAGGAGAAGATGCTCTGCAAGGGACACTGCGCGCCTATACTCACGTCAAGAATTTCAAGTACATCAAGCATGTTCTTGGTGGCGTTGACGAGAGCCTGGCGGATGGCTCGTCTGGAGTTGACGGTATCCTCATCGACCTTGGCATGTCATCCATGCAGGTAAAAAATCAGTAAAATGTGATGAAACTGATGCTAAGACTGCTAATTTTCCCATTCGCTGACCCAAATTTTTGGGTCTGCTGTGCGTAGGTTAACAGGTCAGATAGGGGATTTAGTGTGCTCAATGATGGTCCACTTGACATGCGCATGGACCCTAAGGTCAGTGTTGATTTAGTCTTACTTACAGCCTTACTGGTTATTTCTTTATTCTACTTATCAGAATGCACCATCTATGGATGCAATATTCTTTTTGCTACTTACTACAATCACGCAGTGTTGCAAACTTGCATGACTAAAGATTAAAACAACTTATATCTAATATTAGTCTGTCTTACTAAAGGGATCAATTTATTGGCAGATAGCATGAGCTGCAATTATTTAGATGCACTCGTATTCATAATGCCAATCACAGAGTCTATCTAGGAATTTGTAAAAGACAGTTGCACTTAGTTCATTTCTGTTGTGTTTCATTTTGTCTGTATTTACATGCACGAGTTCCAACTATTGAACTTGCCATGTCCAAAATATCCATGACTATTTTTGTGTGTGTTACTTCATGTTTGAGTCAATCTTGGTGAATTAGTAATGTCCAAATGGTACAACTCCACCTTGATATATGTTTTGTGTTACAGTTGTGTACTGCTTCTAACCTATAGCTGAAACTAGACAGGCAACTTTAACAGCAGAAGATATCTTGAACTCTTGGCCTGAGCTTGAAGTTGGGCGCATCCTCCGTGATTATGGGGAGGAAAGCAATTGGCAATCCCTTCAGAGGCGAATTGTTAAAGAACGGAAAACAGGGGGTTTACACTCTACTGGCGAGCTTGTCAAACTTATCCAAAGAACGTGCACCATTTCAGGAGGTATGTATGAAGCTATGATTATGATAATACTTTGAGGTTTCCTTCTATGATTGTGATAACACCATGGaagtttatatatatatatatatatttgttttGCTCAATAAACTTTTGTGGAATTTACAAGAAAATAACGATTTCTTATGGACCATTTGATTTATGCAAATTTCTGCTTACTACTTTGTAAATGTCCTTAAGTTTATATATAACTTCTCTACAAAAAAAATAAGATTGTTATTTTTTCAAGCCGGAGATAATTAAATAAGAATCTCACAACAAGTTTATTAAGTACAGGACGGCAAGGCTGGATTAAAACTGCAACAAGGGTATTCCAAGCCCTTAGGATTGCAGTTAATGATGAGCTCCAAACTTTAGAAGACGCACTTCATTCGTGTTTTGACTGCCTAGCACCAGATGGCCGTCTTGCTGTAATCTCATTCCACAGCTTAGAGGACAGAATTGTGAAGCAGACATTCCTGGAGCTTATTAGTGGGGATGAAGCAGACGATGACGACGAAGACTTGGCGTGCGCTGATATTGATAATGAAGACGAACCATGGTTCAAGCAGAGGGTGCAAGGGACTAACGGCACCGTCCTGACAAAAAGACCGATAACCCCTTCACAAGAGGAAGAGAAACTAAATCAAAGGTGTAGAAGTGCAAAGCTCAGAGTTATTCAGAAGGCCTAAAAGGAAAGGAATAACGCTGGATACAAATTTGTGAAGAGATTATCGAGGCGGCAAAACATGCGATCGTCAGTTTCTCGTCTGCTCACCAGTAAGCAAACACTTCGAAATCGCCTGAACTtagctggggggggggggggggggggtgaataggaggtCTTTGCTCCCCCCAAAGATGGGAACATGGAAAGTAGAGGGTTAGGTTAGTCCAGAAGTAATAATCTCACCGTGTTTGTACTTTGTACCATTTTTCCAACTTCACTCGTGTATATTGTACTCTGTTTGCCACCTTCTCTTGCAAGATGCGACCAATTTTTATGCCATCTGCAATTCTGCATTCGACATCTGAATTCTTTCATGTTCCCAGCGACCTGGGTGCTTGTTGTGTTGCTTCGTTTCATATGAGAGTTCTGTACCACTCACAACTTGTAGCGCCCAAGATGCAATTTTATCCTAATCACGTGATGAATTCATGATCGGGGCACAATCGCATTTCAAGCGCATAGCAAGTTGGTACCAGAGCGAATtgtcaagaggggcccataaaccctcatcgtgttagggacgcaaaatcaacaaacataacaccggtatgacggaaactagggtggcatgagtggaacaaaacaccagacaaaaggccgagccttccacccattaccaagtatatatgtgtattaattaaaataagagatattatgatatcccaaaatatcatgtcccaacatggaacaacctgcaactagcaacgctctAAGAGGGGCTGAAGCGGTAACATAGCTAAACAATGGTTTGCTGGGatggtgaaaaggttagaggctgttTCATGGCATAATGgtaggcttgataaacaagtggtaggtagcgcgacatagcgatagcatcgagacaactagcatagcagagatagtagtgagatccaaggtgacggtcatcttgcctgagatcccgctaggaacaagatcgaatccatgaagtagacgaaccattgtagtcgaacaaatcctcacaatcgcaacataACCGggactatcgagaagaagcacaaccggaaagaagcaaacaacacggtaaaccaacaagcataaacatggcatgatgcacaatcaagcaggcatggcaaagtgcaacaaacaatactacaaattaagtggaactcaatatgcaacgagttgcatattgacgaaacaccacattaaTTTATTTAGTTAACTCTCGTTTATGTatccaacaatattaaatgttgttaaacatggcaagaggcgAAGCATAataaactacctatctaggcaagtttaaatgaggccggaataacaaacaacaattccggaaaaccctcatatgcatattttgaatttaatgcaaacaacaattttaaacattttaaatattgttatcatgatgcggatgacatgtACAAGTTTTATGCAaattatgaaaatgttgacatgagcatgttataaagcatttggtcaccatggcggaacgaaaggggtgccacggcaacgacaACGACAACGGGAATGGTGCCACAGCAACATTCCGGTGATACGACAACTCGACGAAATGTCGGTGCAAAAGAAAGTGTGGATGTACGGAACATGCAacagatggtggggtgatcccggttaccgggttcccacagGTCGGCGGCATGGCAAACGAGGAGGAACGTGCAATGACAActcggacacggtgcaaacacgagcatctcatacataACATGCATTCGTCCAAGGGTGTCGCCTCGGTGGTATACCTACGAAGCATGCGTTTTCAGGGCGGATCAAGTTCGTTGAGGGAAGTAGTGGTTCACGAGCCGTAGTGGAAGTAGTCAttctcgcgacggtagtggaaaTAGTGGTACACGTTCGGTTTCAGAGAGGTACTTGACGAATCCAACGTCTTCGGGGCGACGGTCGTTGTACACGGGTCGAGGTACTTGGCGTTCTTCGCGGTTCGGAGACGTGGTGGAGGTACTTGACGCATCACCGTGCAGTCGTATTCGGTGTCCTCGGGGCATCGGCTGTAGTCTGGGTGCTTGGCGTGCATCAATCTGTTGACCAACAAGGGGGCTAGGTACCCGCGTGTGCCACGGGACACTCACGCTGGTGGAAGTGCGTGGCTGGTCGGGCTGGAGCACCTTGGCGAGCCTGAAGTCGGCGATTTTCACCGTGCCGCCCCATCTACAAGGATGTTCTGCGGATTGACGTCGCAGTGGATCCCAACCCGTCCGAGTACTACAACTTTTCCAGAGTGTTAGGAATTGTGTGTCTCATAAGCGGCCAACCAACTCATTACATATGGCTTAAAATCGTAACCTGAGTGGTGGAATTTGCGTATAAACCACGTGGATAAACCACACACTCAGGCTTTGTTCGGTTACACCTTTTCACAAGGGGATTGGGGTGGATTGGAAGAGGTTTTGACTTGTAGAGAGTGTAATCCCTGTTAATCCTTGCCAAACCCCTCCATTTTCCCTGTCAACCGAACAGGCCCTCATGAATTTGGTGTAGCGCGTATTGCGGTCATCTAGAATGAATGGCTTGAGAAGAACCGATGCAATTTTCAGGGACGGTACATGGAAGGTTCAATATCTGGTGTATAGAACGGTTGAGGACCTCCTAAAGGAGGTTAAGCTTTGTGTGCCGGTGTATTTTATTTTTATATTCGGCTCTTTATTATTTTTGGGTTCTGGTGCATAAACTATACATTGTTCGATATACAGTACCTACACAAAAATACTTCCATACATGTTGATTCTGGTAAACTATTGAAAATGTACTAATTATTGTAAAAGTTTCCTAAAAATTGAGCAGACGAATTACTACCCAAGTATCAGAATATGGCTGCATTTCCTTGCCTAAGGGAAATCAAATAAGATTTCATCTGTAAATGTTTGTCGAGAAACCTGACTCAGCCTCTTATCCTATCACGTTTAAACTTTGTTTTGTTTATAACTCAAGTGAAAGGAAAGATACACTCTAAAAACATCATTCTTAGAACACATATCTTTATTCTTTATGGGAAGAAACACAAAAAAGCTATGGTCTAAGCATATGCAAATTAACCCGGTTAGTATTTTCAAAAGAACTGTAACTGATCAGAATTGTGTTTCTTTTACCTACTGTAGGAGTATTTTGTACAAGGATATGCTTTTACACGAACAATGCCATTATGTATTGTTCTCTCTTGACATTAACTTTCATTGCTTTGATAAGTGTTGTGTGGTGGAGTCTAAACTTATGTATTGTTCTCACTTGAACAAAATACATACTTATGGTTATACCTTCCATGCAAGTATCCGCAAATAAAAGAGAATAATAAGATAATatccatagcattaaactttgggGTCCCTTATTACTCCCTATGCAATAACTTCACAAACTCATGACATGGTGATATCTGTCACCCCGTCCATCCATCCCAAGAAAATTTATCACATAATGCTCTCTAGGCCCATAAAGGTGAATTGACATGCAATCCACGCTCGCACAACACCACTAAAGAGCTACAACACAACATAATATCAAAATATTAAACTTTATTCAATTTTACATGGTCACAGCAAAAAGGTTTCTCCCAAGTCCTAAAAAACGTAAAAATACTACTCACGAGACATCATATATAACTAGAAGCAAACGCGCGCTTTGCTGCACTGTTGAATATCAAATATGGACAGTGCGGCGGCAATCAAAGTTTTTGTTCATATCAATATTTGGTTAGTCACATGACACCACAGAACAAACTCCCTGCACCTGATAGATtcagtttgtgagaagcacatCTCACCCATATATATTACTCAGATTTTTGAAATGACACTATATGGCACACTCCAAGCTCATATGATTATTTTCCTCTAGATCAATGCCAATGTTTTTGACTCCTTAGTCATGCCTCAACAAGTAACATGTACAAAAGACACATTTATGTGTGTTTTCATACTGATACCGAGAAACATACTGACATACTAACAACAATATGCACACTCTTTTCTTAGGCAAGAGGGGTGAAAGCATATAGATTGTGCCACGAATCTTCTAATTTAAATATAAGTGTTGAGCAATTAATTCATAAATCTAATAGTATCACGGCTAGCGATGTTAGAACTTAGAACATATCAAGTACTTTCTATAAAGGCCGAGTCTACAAAAGTCCTATTATACTCCCGAGCTCGGGATGAACAGAAATTCGAAAAACATGAAA
The sequence above is a segment of the Aegilops tauschii subsp. strangulata cultivar AL8/78 chromosome 6, Aet v6.0, whole genome shotgun sequence genome. Coding sequences within it:
- the LOC109735666 gene encoding uncharacterized protein is translated as MATAARRLVPFHLRPASARPLAAVAAAPHSRKRDAVSCKSTGKTRAKNKAKDTTMWRPQRRELEEHLKRRTRSAGAFDPGLYRRHSHSHHVPVLLGEVLAAFRRPLPLRSFVDCTLGAAGHSLAMMEAHPEMELHVGMDVDPSALEIGQRHIEAFLASRATEEGGEDALQGTLRAYTHVKNFKYIKHVLGGVDESLADGSSGVDGILIDLGMSSMQVNRSDRGFSVLNDGPLDMRMDPKATLTAEDILNSWPELEVGRILRDYGEESNWQSLQRRIVKERKTGGLHSTGELVKLIQRTCTISGGRQGWIKTATRVFQALRIAVNDELQTLEDALHSCFDCLAPDGRLAVISFHSLEDRIVKQTFLELISGDEADDDDEDLACADIDNEDEPWFKQRVQGTNGTVLTKRPITPSQEEEKLNQRCRSAKLRVIQKA